A genomic window from Euryarchaeota archaeon includes:
- a CDS encoding adenylosuccinate lyase yields the protein MSELLACPLDYRYGSLQMRTIFAEEGRLGRLLEVEAALARSQARLGIIPRSAATEIGRKATTKDVKVSRVKAIEKEIQHDLMAVVKALTEKCSPEAGRYVHYGATSYDIIDCANALMLRSSLDIVEARLIDLMRAFARLAKEHRDTVCVGRSHGQHAVPMTFGLKIAVFLAEARRHLERLREARGRILVGKVMGAVGTGAGLGPKALEIQRLVAADLGIGMEEAATQIVQRDRYNELLAILANLAASLEKFATEVRNLQRNEIGEVAEGFDRANQVGSSTMAQKRNPVRCERISGLARVVRALLAPAYENSVQWHERDLSNSSGERVIIPHALILTDHILSDAVRVFNELEVYPEAMRRNLLMSSEVMAESVVITLTANGMGRQDAHEIVRTAAMAAEDARAHALAKGLSSAMTGREFRDSLLSDKRVSAILTRPELDEALRPESYVGVSAQIVDRVLKNAAPAIRGKAATAARVGKTRRRGSRRK from the coding sequence ATGTCAGAGCTTCTCGCTTGCCCGCTCGACTACCGTTACGGCTCGCTCCAGATGCGAACAATATTCGCCGAGGAAGGCCGACTCGGCAGGCTCCTCGAGGTCGAAGCCGCCCTGGCGCGCTCACAGGCAAGGCTCGGAATCATCCCCCGTTCGGCAGCCACCGAGATCGGCCGAAAAGCGACGACCAAGGACGTGAAGGTCTCGCGCGTGAAGGCCATCGAGAAGGAGATCCAACACGACCTCATGGCGGTGGTGAAGGCGTTGACGGAAAAGTGCTCGCCAGAGGCCGGGCGCTACGTGCACTATGGCGCGACCTCCTACGACATCATCGATTGCGCCAACGCGCTCATGCTACGCTCCTCGCTCGACATCGTCGAGGCCCGCCTCATCGATCTCATGCGGGCCTTCGCTCGCCTCGCCAAGGAGCACCGTGACACGGTCTGCGTCGGAAGAAGCCACGGCCAGCACGCCGTGCCGATGACTTTCGGCCTCAAGATAGCGGTCTTCCTCGCCGAGGCCCGCCGCCACCTCGAACGACTACGCGAAGCCAGGGGACGCATCCTCGTCGGGAAAGTGATGGGCGCCGTGGGCACCGGCGCGGGACTTGGGCCCAAGGCCCTTGAGATCCAACGGCTCGTCGCCGCCGACCTCGGCATCGGCATGGAGGAGGCCGCCACACAGATCGTCCAACGCGACAGGTACAACGAACTCCTCGCGATACTCGCGAACCTCGCAGCCTCCCTGGAAAAGTTCGCAACGGAAGTGCGTAACCTCCAGCGAAACGAGATCGGCGAGGTGGCCGAAGGCTTCGATCGAGCGAACCAAGTAGGCTCCTCGACGATGGCGCAGAAACGCAATCCCGTCCGCTGCGAGCGGATAAGCGGCCTCGCGCGGGTGGTACGCGCACTGCTTGCCCCGGCTTACGAGAATTCCGTGCAATGGCACGAGCGCGACCTGTCGAACTCGAGCGGCGAGCGCGTGATAATCCCCCATGCCCTCATCCTCACGGACCACATACTATCCGACGCCGTACGCGTCTTCAACGAACTGGAGGTCTATCCGGAGGCGATGCGCCGAAACCTCCTCATGTCGAGCGAGGTGATGGCCGAATCCGTCGTCATCACGCTCACCGCGAACGGCATGGGACGCCAGGACGCGCATGAAATCGTTCGGACCGCGGCGATGGCGGCCGAGGACGCTCGCGCCCATGCGCTTGCGAAGGGGCTTTCATCGGCCATGACCGGGCGGGAATTCCGCGATTCGCTCCTTTCGGACAAGCGCGTTTCGGCGATACTCACGCGACCCGAACTCGATGAGGCCCTGCGACCGGAATCGTACGTCGGCGTGTCGGCCCAGATTGTGGACCGGGTGCTCAAGAACGCCGCGCCTGCGATCCGGGGAAAGGCGGCGACCGCGGCGAGGGTGGGGAAGACTCGCAGGCGCGGCTCAAGAAGGAAATGA
- a CDS encoding DNA topoisomerase I gives MQILIISEKNITGGKIAAALSGGKAKTTKVKTVPVYEFKDDGHEYAVIGLKGHIIAVDYPSKYNQWFKVKPRELIWAEPVKRVEEKAIAEAIKKLSKDADSVIIATDYDREGELIGAEALEIVRAIKPDIDVKRARYSALTTSEVKRAFSNLSPLDFNLAASAETRQLIDLAWGATLTRFISLASGQVGSDFLSIGRVQSPTLALIVEKEKEIKAFVSKPYWEIDARLSKREEFAAKHEHGRFWESAEATTVNDKIRMATAGKVLSADLTEKRERPPDPFNTTHFLTAATSIGFSAARAMSLAEDLYTNGYISYPRTDNTVYPESLDLREILQRLERTEFGKDAAKVLSQKQIVPSKGKKSTTDHPPIHPGEPVSRGDLDRDHWKIYELVVRRFLATLGGHAISDVMEVGIDIAGEKFKSRGQHLKTPGWREFYPYLHAKENMLPPLAVGDSVDVVGTELLSKETQPPKRYSQGRLIEEMEKLGLGTKSTRHEIINKLYSRGYMRNSPIEPTETAFAVTDALAKLGNQIVKSDMTSRLEREMDEIAEGRKKLDDVVKESRELLDSVVAVMEENKKEIGGSIRKAMDEQNTIGKCNKDGGNLMIRKGRTGKRFLGCSNYPNCTQTYPLPQYGKIVPEGRACEHCQAPVIKLLNKGRRPWIICVNMQCPGRSMPQKPAEASPEPQADGHAAETDSTEEPARAPGPEQGN, from the coding sequence TTGCAGATCCTCATCATCTCCGAAAAGAACATCACGGGCGGAAAAATCGCCGCCGCGCTCTCCGGCGGCAAGGCGAAGACCACGAAAGTCAAGACTGTCCCGGTGTACGAATTCAAGGACGACGGGCACGAGTACGCCGTCATTGGCCTCAAAGGCCACATCATTGCCGTCGACTACCCCTCCAAGTACAACCAGTGGTTCAAGGTCAAGCCCCGTGAACTCATCTGGGCCGAACCGGTGAAGCGTGTCGAGGAGAAGGCGATCGCCGAGGCGATCAAGAAGCTCTCGAAGGACGCCGACTCAGTCATCATCGCGACCGACTACGACCGGGAAGGCGAGCTCATCGGCGCCGAGGCGCTTGAGATCGTGCGCGCCATCAAGCCCGACATCGACGTGAAGCGTGCGCGTTACTCTGCCCTCACGACTTCGGAGGTGAAACGCGCCTTCTCGAATCTCTCCCCACTCGACTTCAACCTCGCGGCAAGCGCCGAGACGCGCCAGTTGATCGACCTCGCATGGGGCGCGACCCTCACGCGTTTCATCAGCCTCGCGTCGGGCCAAGTGGGAAGCGACTTCCTTTCCATCGGCCGCGTCCAGAGCCCGACTTTGGCGCTCATCGTGGAGAAGGAGAAGGAGATCAAGGCGTTCGTGAGCAAGCCCTATTGGGAGATCGACGCCCGACTCTCGAAGCGTGAAGAATTCGCCGCAAAGCACGAGCACGGCCGTTTCTGGGAAAGCGCCGAGGCGACGACGGTCAACGACAAGATCAGGATGGCGACCGCCGGGAAAGTGCTCTCCGCGGATCTTACGGAGAAGAGGGAACGCCCGCCCGATCCCTTCAACACGACGCACTTCCTCACGGCCGCCACCTCCATCGGTTTCTCGGCTGCCCGTGCAATGTCGCTCGCGGAAGACCTCTACACCAACGGTTACATCTCCTACCCGAGGACGGACAACACGGTCTACCCCGAGAGCCTTGACCTCAGGGAGATCCTCCAGCGCCTCGAGCGCACCGAATTCGGGAAGGATGCGGCGAAGGTACTTTCGCAAAAACAGATCGTGCCGAGCAAGGGCAAGAAGAGCACGACCGACCACCCGCCCATCCACCCGGGAGAACCTGTGTCTCGAGGGGATCTCGACAGGGACCATTGGAAGATCTACGAACTCGTCGTACGCCGGTTCCTAGCAACGCTCGGCGGCCACGCGATATCCGACGTGATGGAAGTGGGCATCGACATCGCCGGCGAGAAGTTCAAGTCGCGGGGCCAACACCTGAAGACCCCGGGCTGGCGCGAGTTCTACCCGTACCTCCACGCGAAGGAGAACATGTTGCCGCCGCTTGCGGTCGGCGATTCCGTCGACGTCGTCGGCACCGAGCTCCTCTCCAAGGAGACGCAACCCCCGAAACGCTACAGCCAGGGGCGCCTCATCGAGGAGATGGAAAAGCTCGGCCTCGGGACGAAGTCGACGCGCCACGAGATAATCAACAAGCTCTACAGCCGCGGCTACATGCGAAACAGCCCCATCGAGCCCACGGAGACTGCTTTCGCCGTGACCGACGCTCTCGCAAAACTCGGTAACCAGATCGTGAAATCGGACATGACGTCACGATTGGAGCGCGAGATGGACGAGATCGCCGAAGGCAGGAAGAAACTCGACGATGTCGTGAAGGAGAGCCGGGAACTCCTCGATTCCGTGGTGGCCGTCATGGAGGAGAACAAGAAGGAGATCGGCGGCTCGATCCGCAAGGCCATGGACGAGCAGAACACGATCGGCAAGTGCAACAAGGACGGCGGCAACCTGATGATACGAAAGGGCCGCACGGGAAAGCGGTTCCTGGGTTGCTCGAATTACCCCAACTGCACCCAGACCTATCCCTTGCCGCAGTACGGGAAAATCGTTCCAGAGGGACGGGCCTGCGAACATTGTCAAGCGCCGGTCATCAAGCTGCTCAACAAGGGCAGACGACCTTGGATAATCTGCGTCAACATGCAGTGCCCGGGACGAAGCATGCCGCAAAAACCGGCCGAGGCGAGCCCGGAGCCGCAAGCTGACGGGCACGCCGCGGAGACCGATTCCACCGAGGAACCTGCGCGCGCGCCCGGCCCGGAACAGGGCAATTGA
- a CDS encoding terpene cyclase/mutase family protein, with product MTAMVPMQGAAATAEDDAVALGVSYIKGRISPDGSIGGLGDSYWAAIALAAAGEDVFEVRSSPTAPSLGDHLCSSGAGIPPTATNRELALAAVVSIGGDPRGFCGIDYVAGVETYFDGTQVGSPDLLNDDYFALIALGAAWQKGYSVDAQVLEKTRDWVLANQLPHGGWGYARATEPSGFVLGGGADVDDTAAALMGLRLVGESPDSVASLTGLNYMSSFQDKTSGGCGSTVLDPVWYGSASTANSASTAWAVSAIRALGGDARSSTWTTPAGEDPVQFLLALQGSDGHFDWMRDNPGFGGPSTTLTAFAVIGLTGTPLVVV from the coding sequence TTGACTGCCATGGTGCCGATGCAAGGCGCTGCGGCCACGGCGGAAGATGATGCGGTGGCGCTCGGCGTCTCGTACATCAAAGGGCGGATCTCCCCCGACGGCTCGATCGGGGGGCTCGGCGATTCGTACTGGGCCGCCATCGCCCTCGCCGCCGCAGGCGAAGACGTCTTCGAGGTGAGAAGCTCGCCGACCGCACCGAGCCTTGGCGACCACCTCTGCTCGAGCGGAGCGGGCATCCCGCCGACCGCCACGAACCGCGAACTCGCCCTCGCGGCCGTCGTGAGCATAGGTGGCGATCCGCGCGGTTTCTGCGGTATCGACTACGTGGCAGGTGTCGAAACGTATTTTGACGGGACCCAGGTCGGCTCTCCGGATCTTTTGAACGACGATTATTTCGCGTTGATCGCGCTTGGCGCGGCGTGGCAGAAGGGGTATTCGGTGGACGCCCAGGTCCTCGAGAAGACGAGGGATTGGGTCTTGGCGAACCAATTGCCCCACGGTGGCTGGGGGTACGCCCGCGCAACGGAGCCGTCGGGCTTCGTGTTAGGAGGCGGCGCGGATGTCGACGATACCGCCGCCGCTCTCATGGGCTTACGTCTCGTAGGGGAAAGCCCGGACTCCGTCGCATCGTTGACCGGGTTGAACTACATGTCGTCGTTCCAGGACAAGACATCGGGCGGGTGTGGCTCCACAGTGCTCGACCCCGTTTGGTACGGCTCCGCCTCGACGGCGAACAGTGCAAGCACGGCCTGGGCCGTAAGCGCCATCCGCGCCTTGGGCGGCGACGCCAGAAGCTCCACATGGACGACCCCCGCCGGCGAGGACCCTGTACAATTCCTCTTGGCGCTCCAAGGCAGCGACGGCCATTTCGATTGGATGAGAGACAACCCCGGATTCGGTGGACCATCGACGACACTCACCGCCTTTGCCGTCATCGGCCTCACGGGAACGCCGCTAGTCGTGGTCTAA
- a CDS encoding ABC transporter ATP-binding protein — translation MLDVRSLDIASGERVLLAGASGSGKSTLLMAIAGLFKSDAAAAVEGHIRLDGVDAGKRSRETARRVGFLFQESENQFLAEDVESELILRDALLGLPKARADVHARAASSGPGSTGATRYERLSNLGLDAFADRRIDSLSGGESRRAALACLPGSAPLLLLDEPLNGLDAHWRKRILGDIGTRSADATVIIAEHRWRDVMPHVERVVALHEGVVVFDGRPSVFMGRTAATEAARGRVHGAWDARARGKGPVAEGPHGLQIAGLEVSLDGFSLGPIDLSLGRGVTMLLGDNGSGKTTLLRCLAGFVRPNAGNITLEGKPLAPLESGERARQVGLVTQRAADMLFSPTVAEELAFGPENLGVPGSAAALVEALALEPLLDRHPASLSGGERQRAAIAAALAHDPAVHLFDEPTVGLDAKGFAGLSRLIERARSDHVVVIATHDDRLFPLADASVHLESGRLERRPEVVPAR, via the coding sequence ATGCTCGATGTGAGGTCGCTCGACATCGCCTCCGGCGAGCGGGTGCTCCTCGCCGGCGCCTCGGGCTCGGGAAAGAGCACGCTGCTCATGGCCATCGCCGGGCTTTTCAAGAGCGATGCAGCGGCCGCCGTCGAGGGCCACATCAGATTGGATGGTGTCGATGCCGGTAAACGAAGCCGCGAAACGGCGAGGCGCGTAGGGTTCCTCTTCCAAGAGAGCGAGAACCAGTTCTTGGCCGAGGACGTCGAAAGCGAACTCATCCTCCGCGACGCGCTTCTAGGGCTTCCCAAGGCGCGTGCCGACGTTCACGCACGTGCCGCTTCATCGGGGCCCGGGAGCACGGGGGCGACGCGTTACGAGCGCTTGTCCAATCTTGGACTCGACGCATTCGCGGACAGGCGGATTGATTCGCTGAGTGGCGGCGAATCGCGCCGCGCGGCCCTCGCTTGCCTACCGGGATCAGCCCCGCTTCTCCTTCTTGACGAGCCGCTCAACGGCCTCGACGCGCATTGGCGAAAAAGAATCCTGGGCGACATCGGCACACGCTCCGCTGATGCGACCGTCATCATCGCCGAGCACCGGTGGCGCGACGTCATGCCGCACGTCGAGCGGGTCGTCGCGCTCCACGAGGGTGTCGTGGTTTTCGACGGCAGGCCCTCGGTCTTCATGGGGCGGACGGCGGCCACCGAGGCCGCGCGCGGGCGAGTGCACGGCGCATGGGACGCCCGGGCACGCGGGAAGGGCCCGGTCGCAGAAGGCCCACACGGCCTTCAAATCGCGGGCCTTGAGGTGAGCCTTGACGGTTTTTCGCTCGGGCCCATCGATCTGTCGTTGGGTCGCGGCGTCACGATGCTACTTGGCGACAACGGCTCGGGTAAGACTACGCTCTTACGCTGTTTGGCCGGGTTCGTGCGCCCAAACGCCGGGAACATCACGCTCGAAGGCAAGCCCCTGGCGCCGCTCGAATCGGGGGAGAGGGCAAGGCAGGTGGGGCTCGTCACGCAAAGGGCCGCCGATATGCTCTTCTCGCCTACCGTCGCCGAAGAACTCGCCTTCGGCCCGGAGAATCTCGGCGTCCCCGGAAGCGCCGCGGCGCTCGTGGAGGCGTTGGCGCTTGAACCGCTTCTAGACCGGCATCCCGCGTCCTTGAGCGGGGGGGAGCGCCAGCGTGCGGCGATCGCGGCGGCGCTTGCACACGATCCGGCCGTGCATCTGTTCGACGAGCCCACGGTGGGCCTTGATGCAAAGGGGTTCGCCGGTCTTTCCCGCCTCATCGAAAGAGCAAGGAGCGACCATGTCGTCGTGATCGCCACGCACGATGACAGGCTTTTCCCGCTCGCCGACGCATCAGTCCATTTGGAAAGCGGCCGCCTTGAGCGACGCCCCGAGGTCGTCCCCGCAAGATGA
- a CDS encoding energy-coupling factor transporter transmembrane protein EcfT, with product MAATRNGAFERETRVSSQGSRRPVSPYARVPVAARSSVPFILTLVALMGAPTVLVLDGLLCATILVVASRKRAILDSGRAFFLIVPLPIIWAVTNPTPPFVELGLARVSVPGLQAGSLLFVRFAVVILAIGVARSTVSGGEWMRILCGLPGVAVLFAGTVRFAPIAIQELKAIKNAQDLRGLALRGKAGRKRSLRALVVPAFVLSGKRARNLSRALVVAGYEGEATRVGLVIAFASLAIAGRLLFLWIPNVALTYFVVFIAGVAYGTRVGFLSGLLAMAATDIALASGGAGILVNALPMALLGGVSGLLGRVDFGQKGDSPLPIAAVLAAVLGFAFSIFFSVAADSLSFGLAVVAGAPPDMTVYMVVVGGGLLFNGPAAVANSALFVALSYPVLSTLRRAGLVRPREAPREGISRVGLYGVKPA from the coding sequence GTGGCTGCGACGAGGAACGGTGCCTTCGAGCGTGAGACGCGCGTTTCGTCGCAAGGCTCCAGGCGACCGGTGTCGCCCTACGCCAGGGTGCCGGTCGCCGCCCGGTCGTCGGTCCCCTTCATCCTCACGCTCGTAGCTCTCATGGGGGCCCCGACGGTCCTCGTCCTCGACGGGCTCCTTTGCGCCACCATCCTGGTGGTGGCATCGAGGAAGCGGGCGATCTTGGATTCTGGTCGCGCCTTCTTCCTGATCGTCCCGCTTCCCATCATCTGGGCGGTCACGAATCCCACGCCGCCCTTCGTCGAGTTGGGCCTCGCTAGAGTGTCGGTCCCCGGCCTCCAAGCGGGCAGTCTCCTCTTTGTGCGCTTCGCGGTCGTGATACTCGCCATCGGCGTCGCACGGTCGACCGTTTCGGGCGGTGAATGGATGCGCATTCTCTGCGGCCTTCCCGGCGTCGCGGTCCTTTTCGCCGGGACGGTCCGGTTCGCCCCCATAGCGATCCAGGAGTTGAAGGCCATCAAGAACGCCCAGGACCTTCGAGGTCTGGCGCTTCGCGGGAAAGCGGGAAGGAAGCGTTCGCTACGGGCCCTCGTCGTCCCCGCGTTCGTGCTCTCCGGAAAACGGGCGAGGAACCTGTCGCGGGCCCTCGTCGTCGCGGGTTACGAGGGCGAAGCGACGCGGGTGGGATTGGTCATCGCCTTCGCCTCGCTCGCCATCGCGGGGCGGTTGCTTTTCCTCTGGATCCCCAACGTTGCCCTCACATATTTCGTCGTCTTCATCGCAGGCGTAGCCTACGGGACGCGCGTCGGTTTCCTCTCGGGATTATTGGCGATGGCCGCTACGGATATCGCGCTCGCAAGCGGTGGAGCGGGGATATTGGTCAATGCGCTCCCCATGGCGCTCCTTGGCGGTGTGAGCGGCCTCTTGGGCCGCGTAGACTTCGGGCAGAAGGGCGATTCGCCGCTCCCGATAGCCGCGGTACTCGCGGCCGTCCTCGGTTTCGCGTTCAGCATCTTCTTCAGCGTTGCGGCGGATTCGCTCTCCTTTGGACTAGCCGTCGTGGCTGGCGCCCCGCCGGACATGACGGTGTACATGGTGGTCGTCGGGGGCGGGCTCCTTTTCAACGGCCCGGCCGCCGTCGCGAATTCGGCCCTTTTCGTCGCGCTGTCGTATCCCGTCCTATCGACCTTACGCCGTGCTGGTCTGGTCCGTCCACGTGAAGCGCCCCGGGAAGGTATAAGCCGCGTAGGGCTGTACGGCGTCAAACCTGCTTGA
- a CDS encoding PIN domain-containing protein, giving the protein MKPVLDTNIVIAALLRDSTSRAILASPVHTFILPEHGRAEIERHLDDLVARMGMSRDEAELLLALITARVETVPESDFRSHLPEARKIMHDLDPEDAVFVAVALSVPCDGIWTQDKALRKQTRVRTFTTAEMVETMDNAGTRPQKG; this is encoded by the coding sequence GTGAAGCCGGTCCTCGACACGAACATCGTCATCGCTGCGCTTCTGCGGGACTCGACGTCGCGCGCAATCCTCGCCTCCCCCGTCCACACTTTCATTCTACCAGAGCACGGGAGAGCCGAGATCGAGCGCCATTTGGACGATCTCGTTGCCCGCATGGGCATGTCGAGAGACGAGGCCGAGTTGTTGCTCGCCCTCATCACGGCGCGCGTGGAGACCGTTCCTGAAAGCGACTTCCGATCGCATCTTCCCGAGGCCCGTAAGATCATGCACGACCTCGATCCCGAGGACGCCGTCTTCGTCGCCGTCGCTCTCTCCGTCCCGTGCGATGGCATCTGGACTCAGGACAAAGCTCTCCGCAAGCAGACACGCGTGCGGACATTCACGACAGCCGAAATGGTGGAGACGATGGACAACGCGGGCACCCGGCCACAGAAGGGCTGA
- a CDS encoding site-2 protease family protein, whose translation MTASSGPEKKNASIVSRRTSAAAPESSSAGRDPPHAAVGPSVAPHDPEAPRAKEPEILFRTTDQRVILETFEKVKPEAAKDGMVPVVTKRGADYCLYLIEKPEAKRAKPSLNLALLIVTTLSTTLAGAVFAYGYFFTVPIDFIPLFTDPGHLLNGFLYYALPLMTILVVHEAAHFLVAKRSGMNPSLPFFIPIPPPIGFTGTFGAVISVNEPMPSKRALVRVGSSGPLAGFIASVIVVFIGLSLSTSQPGAIAPLATDASSTGTQVGINSPLIYDVLGLLLGVSLAQAVHPVALAGWVGLLVTSIQLLPAGQLDGGHVFRALFGDNVKYFAYAVVAVLGILGLTALTGTDIAGVRGFEGWLILAAIVLFTGLAHPPPLDDVTPLTTADKILGIACLVVLVLTFMPQPIVA comes from the coding sequence ATGACGGCGAGTTCCGGACCTGAGAAGAAGAACGCATCCATCGTGTCCCGGCGGACGTCGGCCGCCGCCCCGGAAAGTTCCTCTGCAGGCCGCGATCCTCCTCACGCCGCGGTCGGACCGTCCGTCGCCCCGCACGATCCGGAGGCGCCGCGTGCCAAGGAACCCGAGATCCTTTTCCGGACAACCGACCAACGGGTGATCCTCGAGACATTCGAAAAGGTCAAGCCCGAAGCCGCGAAGGACGGTATGGTCCCCGTGGTCACGAAGCGCGGCGCCGATTATTGTCTCTACCTCATCGAAAAGCCGGAGGCCAAACGGGCGAAACCGAGCCTCAACCTCGCCCTTCTCATCGTGACGACGCTTTCGACGACACTCGCCGGCGCGGTTTTCGCGTACGGGTATTTCTTCACCGTCCCGATAGACTTCATCCCGCTTTTCACCGACCCCGGGCACCTCTTGAACGGTTTCCTCTACTACGCGTTGCCACTCATGACGATCCTCGTCGTCCACGAGGCGGCGCATTTCTTGGTCGCCAAGCGTAGCGGAATGAACCCGAGCCTTCCTTTCTTCATCCCGATACCTCCACCCATCGGTTTCACGGGAACGTTCGGAGCCGTCATCAGCGTGAACGAGCCGATGCCCTCGAAGCGAGCACTTGTGCGCGTCGGCTCATCGGGACCGCTTGCTGGTTTCATCGCAAGTGTCATCGTCGTATTCATCGGTCTCTCGCTGTCCACGAGTCAGCCGGGGGCGATCGCCCCGCTTGCGACCGACGCGTCAAGTACAGGCACACAGGTCGGGATCAACTCGCCGCTCATCTACGACGTGCTCGGCCTTCTTCTTGGCGTCTCCCTCGCCCAAGCGGTCCACCCGGTTGCTCTGGCGGGGTGGGTCGGGCTCCTCGTGACTTCGATACAACTGCTTCCCGCGGGACAACTAGATGGAGGTCATGTGTTTCGCGCGCTTTTCGGGGACAACGTGAAGTACTTCGCGTATGCGGTGGTTGCCGTGCTCGGGATTCTGGGATTGACCGCTCTCACGGGAACGGATATCGCGGGGGTCCGTGGTTTCGAGGGTTGGCTCATCCTCGCCGCCATAGTGCTTTTCACGGGTCTTGCGCACCCGCCGCCGCTTGACGACGTCACACCGCTAACGACGGCGGACAAGATCCTGGGTATCGCCTGCCTTGTGGTGCTGGTCCTGACATTCATGCCGCAGCCGATCGTCGCGTAG